In one window of Flavobacterium ginsengisoli DNA:
- a CDS encoding helix-turn-helix domain-containing protein gives MENFELFCEKVALKINSLLIKEVDTRKQKLFGLIYETHGAMTVKELSEQSNWSSRQINRYFNQYFGISLKGYCSILRFRASLEHIAKGKLFPEENFSDQTHFIKEIKKISGSLPKELFQNKNDRFILLSALSSQ, from the coding sequence TTGGAAAATTTTGAATTGTTCTGCGAAAAAGTCGCTTTAAAAATCAACTCCTTATTAATAAAGGAAGTCGATACTCGAAAGCAAAAACTATTCGGTCTTATTTATGAAACCCATGGTGCAATGACTGTAAAAGAATTATCAGAACAATCTAACTGGAGCAGCCGTCAGATTAATAGGTATTTCAATCAGTATTTTGGAATTTCATTAAAAGGATATTGTTCCATACTTCGTTTTCGTGCTTCATTGGAACATATTGCAAAAGGTAAACTTTTTCCAGAAGAGAATTTTTCCGATCAGACGCATTTTATTAAAGAGATCAAGAAAATTTCGGGTTCACTTCCAAAAGAATTATTTCAAAACAAAAACGACCGATTTATACTATTATCTGCTCTTTCATCACAATAA
- a CDS encoding winged helix-turn-helix transcriptional regulator, whose amino-acid sequence MLKEPEHDQKKCAQHIMAVHDAMYILNGRWKISIIASLCFNRLRFTDLLKEVEGISGKMLSRELKNLEENQLVTRTVLNTQPITVEYELTEYGHTLKEVIDSLAKWGHNHRKKITGKE is encoded by the coding sequence ATGCTGAAAGAACCAGAACACGATCAGAAAAAATGCGCACAGCATATTATGGCAGTGCATGATGCAATGTATATTTTAAACGGAAGATGGAAAATCTCTATCATTGCATCACTTTGCTTTAATAGGCTAAGATTTACCGATTTATTAAAGGAGGTTGAAGGAATTTCTGGAAAAATGTTAAGCCGAGAATTGAAAAATCTAGAAGAAAACCAGTTAGTTACAAGAACTGTTTTAAATACGCAACCTATAACTGTTGAATATGAGTTGACAGAATATGGGCATACATTAAAAGAAGTAATCGATTCTCTTGCAAAATGGGGACACAATCACAGAAAAAAGATTACGGGCAAAGAATAA
- a CDS encoding BamA/TamA family outer membrane protein, with translation MRHFLLLLFFTCFISSSFGQKITDSVPKKAKEKKIELRVMPYLSYNRNLDFMFGVIPMAMYKVNHADTISPKSLSGMSAIYTTNKSYVLALFNKWYLNEDKWRLKFFFFTGNQNSQFYVDDIEQPDFYDYGTKTTIFSLGGQRKIAGKFYGGLSYTYAHYNTVYEDNVSPSSVSHSNALVVNLLFDTRDAVYYPTIGYKIKLDWSTYPKFLDNELASNRISFQANRYIPSRDNKDVIAARVFGKFGLGNVAFEQQSTIGGTDIRGYSEGKYRGAGLMDIQGEYRYNFGKKMGLVGFFGIATIYGSDTPSFDWKMYPGGGVGYRYNPFKKSKFNVGLDGAVGKGDWGIYFRIGEAF, from the coding sequence ATGAGGCATTTTCTACTCCTACTCTTTTTTACTTGTTTTATTTCTTCTTCTTTCGGACAAAAAATAACCGATTCTGTTCCAAAAAAAGCAAAAGAGAAGAAAATCGAACTTAGAGTAATGCCTTATTTGAGCTACAATAGAAATCTTGATTTTATGTTTGGGGTTATTCCAATGGCGATGTATAAAGTTAATCATGCCGATACTATTTCTCCTAAATCATTATCTGGAATGTCGGCTATTTATACAACCAATAAATCTTATGTTTTGGCACTCTTTAATAAATGGTACTTGAATGAGGACAAATGGCGTTTGAAGTTTTTCTTTTTTACCGGAAATCAGAATTCCCAATTTTATGTTGATGATATAGAACAGCCTGATTTTTACGATTACGGAACCAAAACAACTATTTTTAGTTTGGGCGGCCAGCGCAAAATTGCCGGAAAGTTTTATGGTGGACTTTCTTATACTTATGCACATTACAATACAGTATATGAGGATAATGTTTCTCCTTCGTCGGTTTCACATAGTAATGCTTTGGTTGTAAACTTATTATTTGATACTAGAGATGCCGTTTATTATCCTACGATAGGATACAAAATTAAACTGGACTGGTCTACGTATCCAAAATTTTTAGATAACGAACTGGCATCAAATCGAATATCCTTTCAAGCCAATAGATATATTCCAAGTAGAGATAATAAAGATGTTATTGCGGCTCGTGTTTTTGGAAAATTCGGACTTGGGAATGTTGCATTTGAACAGCAAAGCACTATTGGAGGAACAGATATTCGCGGTTATTCTGAAGGAAAATACAGAGGAGCCGGATTAATGGATATTCAAGGCGAATACCGATACAACTTTGGAAAGAAAATGGGATTGGTTGGCTTTTTTGGTATCGCCACTATTTATGGTTCTGATACTCCAAGCTTTGATTGGAAAATGTATCCTGGAGGCGGTGTTGGTTATCGATACAATCCGTTCAAAAAATCAAAATTTAATGTTGGTTTAGATGGTGCAGTCGGAAAAGGAGATTGGGGAATTTATTTCAGAATCGGCGAAGCTTTCTAG
- a CDS encoding nitroreductase family protein → MALIDALKWRYATKKMNGQAVPQEKVDYILEATKLAPSSSGLQPYKIFVITNKDLKDKIRAVSFDQSQVTDASHVLVWAAWDGYSLDRISAVFDRTIAERGIPANAMDEYKQRLWGMYEPLGQEWHANHAAKQAYISFGVAIAAAAEQEVDATPMEGFIPAEVDKLLGLNELGLKSVLVLPLGYRDHENDWLVNMKKVRTPQEDFITEIK, encoded by the coding sequence ATGGCCTTAATAGATGCACTAAAGTGGCGTTATGCTACAAAAAAAATGAACGGACAAGCAGTTCCGCAAGAAAAAGTAGATTATATTCTTGAAGCGACAAAACTTGCACCTTCTTCTTCTGGATTGCAACCTTACAAGATTTTTGTTATCACAAACAAAGATTTAAAAGACAAAATTAGAGCGGTAAGTTTTGACCAAAGCCAAGTTACAGATGCTTCTCACGTTTTGGTTTGGGCTGCTTGGGATGGTTACAGCTTAGACAGAATCTCTGCTGTATTTGATAGAACAATTGCAGAAAGAGGAATTCCTGCTAATGCAATGGATGAGTACAAACAAAGACTTTGGGGAATGTACGAACCTCTTGGACAAGAATGGCATGCTAACCACGCTGCAAAACAAGCATACATTTCGTTTGGTGTAGCGATTGCTGCAGCTGCTGAACAAGAAGTAGATGCAACTCCAATGGAAGGTTTTATTCCTGCTGAAGTAGATAAACTTTTAGGATTAAATGAACTTGGTCTAAAAAGCGTTTTGGTTTTACCTCTAGGATATAGAGATCATGAAAATGACTGGTTGGTAAACATGAAAAAAGTTAGAACTCCGCAAGAAGATTTTATCACAGAAATTAAGTAA
- a CDS encoding FAD-dependent oxidoreductase, with product MLLENKYVAIVGGGMGGLLLARLLQLQNINVKVYERDLNSKVRVQGSPLDLHDDSGLIAMEKGGLLDEFYKNIRPNASKARIVNQNLELKFDEHSITKTSNEEITNPSKNSLQDISKPRPEIDRSELRAILLHSLRTETMVWDSQFLSMEKENNGWRLFFKNGINTYADLVIGADGANSKIRPYVSALKPIYSGITMIEGTIYNAKKNAPNLFEFSKGGKVLALGNEQTIMYGTKGDGSLMFLLSSKILENWISENDLDFKDNQKIFEWFKEIYQDWSSDWHELFMSDELYFIPRPQYYFSQNQSWETQENVTIIGDAAHRMPPFAGKGANLAMLDAVELADFLTNNQFSDLKTAISYFEKRMLERAAEALENTLKNGEKLHAKDALEKLVSIFNQIAKS from the coding sequence ATGTTACTAGAAAATAAGTACGTTGCCATTGTTGGCGGCGGAATGGGCGGATTACTATTGGCCCGTCTTTTACAACTACAGAATATAAATGTAAAAGTATACGAAAGAGACCTCAACTCAAAAGTTCGCGTACAAGGTTCTCCATTAGATCTACATGACGATTCAGGTTTAATAGCTATGGAAAAAGGAGGTTTATTAGATGAATTCTATAAAAATATTCGTCCAAATGCCAGTAAAGCCCGCATTGTAAATCAAAATTTAGAATTGAAGTTTGACGAGCATTCTATTACTAAAACTTCTAATGAAGAAATTACAAACCCCAGCAAGAATTCGCTTCAGGATATTTCAAAACCTCGTCCAGAAATAGACCGCTCAGAGCTTCGAGCCATTTTATTGCATTCGCTTAGGACTGAAACTATGGTTTGGGATAGTCAATTTCTTTCTATGGAAAAAGAAAATAATGGCTGGAGACTGTTCTTTAAAAATGGAATAAACACTTATGCCGATTTGGTAATTGGTGCAGATGGAGCAAATTCTAAAATTCGTCCCTATGTAAGCGCACTTAAACCTATTTATTCTGGAATTACAATGATTGAAGGAACAATTTATAATGCCAAGAAAAATGCTCCTAATCTTTTTGAGTTTTCAAAAGGTGGAAAGGTTCTGGCTTTAGGAAACGAACAAACCATTATGTACGGAACAAAAGGAGACGGTTCTTTAATGTTTCTGCTCAGCAGTAAAATTCTTGAAAATTGGATTTCAGAAAATGATCTAGATTTTAAAGACAATCAGAAGATTTTTGAATGGTTTAAAGAAATTTATCAAGATTGGAGTTCAGATTGGCATGAACTTTTTATGAGTGACGAATTGTATTTTATACCTCGTCCGCAATATTATTTTTCTCAGAATCAGTCTTGGGAAACGCAAGAAAATGTAACTATTATAGGCGATGCAGCGCATAGAATGCCTCCTTTTGCAGGAAAAGGCGCTAATTTAGCCATGCTCGATGCTGTTGAATTGGCTGATTTCTTAACTAATAATCAGTTTTCTGATTTAAAAACGGCAATTTCTTATTTTGAAAAACGAATGCTCGAAAGAGCTGCAGAGGCTTTAGAAAATACTTTGAAAAACGGTGAAAAACTTCATGCCAAAGATGCTCTAGAAAAACTGGTTTCTATATTTAATCAAATAGCCAAATCTTAA